The Vibrio ishigakensis genome has a window encoding:
- a CDS encoding alpha/beta family hydrolase — protein MTWANFIFAHGAGAGMESEFMQTMTEKLTQHGVSVYLFDFPYMQKAKELGKRRPPDKMDKLEQAFLSEISQLDASIPLFIGGKSMGGRVASMILEKTEAQGCMCLGYPFHPPGKPEKLRTEHLLELKKPLLVVQGEKDTFGKRDEVEGYPLSESIKVVYLQDGDHSFKPPKRSDATLEGNIDIAVEAMIEFMKRHS, from the coding sequence TGCCGGTATGGAAAGCGAATTTATGCAAACCATGACCGAAAAGTTGACGCAACATGGTGTGTCGGTATATCTATTTGATTTTCCTTATATGCAAAAGGCCAAGGAGCTTGGTAAGCGTCGACCACCGGATAAAATGGACAAGCTAGAGCAAGCCTTCTTATCAGAGATAAGCCAGTTAGATGCTTCTATACCATTGTTTATTGGCGGAAAATCCATGGGTGGGCGAGTTGCCTCAATGATACTTGAGAAAACAGAGGCGCAAGGTTGTATGTGTCTTGGCTATCCTTTCCATCCCCCGGGTAAACCAGAAAAGCTACGCACCGAGCACTTACTCGAACTGAAAAAACCGTTGCTGGTTGTACAAGGTGAGAAAGATACCTTCGGCAAGAGAGATGAAGTAGAAGGCTATCCATTATCTGAAAGTATCAAGGTGGTATATCTTCAAGATGGAGATCATAGTTTCAAGCCACCAAAAAGATCAGATGCCACACTAGAGGGCAATATTGATATAGCGGTCGAGGCTATGATTGAATTTATGAAGCGTCATAGTTAA